In Euwallacea similis isolate ESF13 chromosome 17, ESF131.1, whole genome shotgun sequence, a single window of DNA contains:
- the LOC136414520 gene encoding uncharacterized protein isoform X2 produces MNNQASMKMSKRPFDTNQNKMSRNDRFVQMSQQEMLIEQKKREIQAKLEAKRRQSNQDLKDKVTKPPDISGSSSQPKDDSKNGVNQFSNDGSFLNQFKQLRTKKNDLKFKTFNKYKDKEREREKEKEKELEQERKSVSESDEQQESENILCNKDIPDSVCQFMTEITDKKITIDTSNPPPNHFTQVPPPPQVIDTTTGQALLPLITADFSVPPLAAAHINPSIPPPNVPLIPSNMPSSIPLIQPIVAQASELVGQLTTNPTNVPPPVASVQPQTVITQTHLFTTSTGGEQLVAAPPQVLLNVPPPQILPQTQIVITPQDQNVLVSAPASILTTVTLPPPVIAPHNITIATPSALGVRPPGLTTVELTSIPPPNPIHIQPDSVNTMTIPPSLQVSTTISTPATLELIPKPIDGLLPTENELMDTHFLKNVPPPNKNLPPPNVGEVSFMGNNTSQQANNQIASVPSSSGTVTRIPSLMSQRVLPPPGMGVNVPPPMILQRDVSKPPPNFALPNMNVPPPMIRPPTSMARGDVPGGDEFEAMANLARMVAECGPSIEEVVRQKKTRDPDLWFLFHKESASYRQYVSLVEQYKKEREGKDKKPDSSEMYEPEMALEEDDMDIMDSDVKSEIKLEDNSEQSRRDRKRKSRWGEKSEDVKPPITLSVVIPPVPGSSTMLSKVTRTDPGLLHYAMQTYGSVNLSEEDWKKAEDNYKIHLLYQDMLTKRAELERLQSQGKNKYEYDSDEETDGGTWEHKLRDKEMQATELWAHELTRQAEGKHHIGDFLPPEELKRFMEKSSAAKEGRQPNFSDYKEFKIKEDNIGFKMLQKLGWAEGQGLGQNSTGIVEPINKGAPRENTQGLGLNLGEATADEDEYESYRKRMMLAYRFRPNPLNNPRRPYY; encoded by the exons ATGAATAATCAGGCTTCGATGAAAATGTCGAAACGGCCCTTCGATACCAACCAGAACAAGATGTCGAGAAATGACAGGTTTGTTCAAATGTCCCAACAAGAGATGTTGATTGAGCAAAAGAAGCGAGAAATCCAAGCCAAACTGGAAGCAAAACGAAGACAAAGTAACCAGGACCTTAAGGATAAAGTTACCAAACCCCCTGATATATCTGG CTCATCTTCACAGCCAAAAGATGATTCCAAAAATGGAGTTAACCAATTCTCTAATGATGGCTCATTTCTCAATCAATTCAAACAATTGCGTACTAAGAAAAATGACTTGAAATTTAAGacttttaacaaatataaagACAAAGAGCGGGAGCGTGAAAAGGAGAAAGAAAAGGAACTGGAACAAGAAAGAAAATCTGTCAGTGAATCTGATGAGCAGCAAGagtctgaaaatatttt GTGTAACAAAGATATTCCAGACTCAGTATGCCAGTTTATGACAGAGATcactgataaaaaaatcacaattgaCACAAGCAACCCACCTCCTAATCATTTCACTCAAGTCCCCCCTCCACCACAAGTAATTGACACTACAACTGGGCAGGCTTTGCTTCCTTTGATAACTGCAGATTTCTCAGTTCCACCATTGGCTGCTGCTCACATTAATCCCAGCATACCTCCTCCTAATGTCCCTTTAATTCCTTCAAATATGCCTTCTTCAATTCCTCTAATTCAGCCCATTGTTGCTCAAGCCAGTGAGCTAGTTGGACAGCTCACCACTAACCCCACAAATG TGCCCCCCCCTGTAGCCTCAGTGCAGCCCCAAACAGTAATTACTCAGACGCATTTGTTTACCACCTCAACTGGTGGAGAGCAATTGGTGGCAGCTCCCCCTCAGGTGCTCCTAAACGTGCCACCACCGCAGATTTTACCCCAAACACAAATTGTCATTACCCCACAA GACCAAAATGTGCTGGTCTCTGCACCAGCTAGCATCCTCACAACAGTTACATTACCGCCTCCAGTGATAGCACCACATAACATCACTATAGCCACCCCTAGTGCATTAGGGGTGAGGCCGCCAGGCCTCACTACAGTGGAGCTGACTTCAATACCTCCTCCAAATCCAATTCAT ATCCAACCTGATTCGGTTAACACCATGACCATCCCACCATCCTTGCAGGTATCTACTACAATCTCAACTCCAGCAACATTAGAGTTAATACCGAAACCCATTGATGGGTTGCTACCCACTGAAAATGAGTTAATGGATACCCATTTCTTGAAGAATGTACCGCCACCCAATAAAAATCTCCCGCCTCCCAATGTAGGTGAAGTCAGCTTCATGGGAAATAATACATCTCAACAG GCCAATAACCAAATTGCCTCAGTTCCATCCAGTAGCGGAACAGTGACTCGCATTCCCTCGCTAATGTCGCAGCGGGTGCTGCCACCTCCGGGAATGGGCGTCAACGTCCCGCCTCCTATGATTCTGCAGCGTGACGTCAGCAAACCGCCACCCAATTTTGCCCTACCCAATATGAATGTGCCACCTCCCATGATTCGGCCGCCCACTTCCATGGCTCGAGGTGACGTGCCAG GTGGTGATGAATTCGAGGCGATGGCGAACTTGGCGCGAATGGTGGCCGAGTGCGGCCCCTCCATCGAAGAGGTGGTTAGGCAGAAAAAAACCCGAGACCCCGATTTGTG GTTTCTGTTTCACAAGGAATCTGCTTCCTATCGGCAGTACGTCAGTCTTGTAGAACAATATAAGAAGGAACGTGAGGGAAAGGATAAAAAGCCGGACTCAAGTGAGATGTACGAGCCGGAAATGGCGCTGGAAGAGGACGATATGGACATTATGGATAGTGATGTTAAATCGGAAATAAAGCTG GAGGATAATTCTGAACAAAGTAGGCGCGACAGGAAGAGAAAGAGCCGCTGGGGGGAAAAATCTGAAGACGTAAAACCCCCTATTACCCTGTCGGTAGTAATCCCCCCAG TTCCAGGCAGTTCCACAATGCTGAGCAAAGTAACTCGAACGGATCCAGGGCTATTACATTACGCAATGCAGACTTACGGCTCTGTCAATTTGTCCGAAGAGGACTGGAAAAAGGCAGAGGATAACTACAAAATCCATTTACTCTATCAGGACATGTTGACCAAAAGAGCGGAACTAGAAAGACTTCAAAGCCAGGGCAAAAACAAGTATGAATACGACTCGGATGAGGAGACTGATGGAGGCACATGGGAACATAAGCTCAGAGACAAG GAAATGCAAGCTACAGAACTGTGGGCTCATGAGCTAACACGACAGGCCGAAGGTAAGCACCACATCGGCGACTTTTTGCCCCCAGAAGAGTTGAAACGctttatggaaaaatccagtGCTGCCAAAGAAGGGCGACAGCCCAATTTCTCCGATTATAAAGAGTTCAAGATCAAAGAGGACAATATCGGGTTTAAAATGCTGCAGAAACTAGGTTGGGCAGAGGGGCAGGGATTAGGACAAAACAGCACTGGAATCGTGGAACCTATTAACAA gggTGCTCCAAGGGAGAATACTCAAGGTTTAGGACTGAATCTCGGAGAAGCTACTGCTGATGAAGATGAGTACGAATCGTACCGAAAAAGGATGATGCTGGCTTACAGATTTAGACCCAATCCTCTg AATAATCCACGGAGGCCCTACTATTAA
- the LOC136414520 gene encoding uncharacterized protein isoform X1 — MNNQASMKMSKRPFDTNQNKMSRNDRFVQMSQQEMLIEQKKREIQAKLEAKRRQSNQDLKDKVTKPPDISGSSSQPKDDSKNGVNQFSNDGSFLNQFKQLRTKKNDLKFKTFNKYKDKEREREKEKEKELEQERKSVSESDEQQESENILCNKDIPDSVCQFMTEITDKKITIDTSNPPPNHFTQVPPPPQVIDTTTGQALLPLITADFSVPPLAAAHINPSIPPPNVPLIPSNMPSSIPLIQPIVAQASELVGQLTTNPTNVVVPPPVASVQPQTVITQTHLFTTSTGGEQLVAAPPQVLLNVPPPQILPQTQIVITPQDQNVLVSAPASILTTVTLPPPVIAPHNITIATPSALGVRPPGLTTVELTSIPPPNPIHIQPDSVNTMTIPPSLQVSTTISTPATLELIPKPIDGLLPTENELMDTHFLKNVPPPNKNLPPPNVGEVSFMGNNTSQQANNQIASVPSSSGTVTRIPSLMSQRVLPPPGMGVNVPPPMILQRDVSKPPPNFALPNMNVPPPMIRPPTSMARGDVPGGDEFEAMANLARMVAECGPSIEEVVRQKKTRDPDLWFLFHKESASYRQYVSLVEQYKKEREGKDKKPDSSEMYEPEMALEEDDMDIMDSDVKSEIKLEDNSEQSRRDRKRKSRWGEKSEDVKPPITLSVVIPPVPGSSTMLSKVTRTDPGLLHYAMQTYGSVNLSEEDWKKAEDNYKIHLLYQDMLTKRAELERLQSQGKNKYEYDSDEETDGGTWEHKLRDKEMQATELWAHELTRQAEGKHHIGDFLPPEELKRFMEKSSAAKEGRQPNFSDYKEFKIKEDNIGFKMLQKLGWAEGQGLGQNSTGIVEPINKGAPRENTQGLGLNLGEATADEDEYESYRKRMMLAYRFRPNPLNNPRRPYY, encoded by the exons ATGAATAATCAGGCTTCGATGAAAATGTCGAAACGGCCCTTCGATACCAACCAGAACAAGATGTCGAGAAATGACAGGTTTGTTCAAATGTCCCAACAAGAGATGTTGATTGAGCAAAAGAAGCGAGAAATCCAAGCCAAACTGGAAGCAAAACGAAGACAAAGTAACCAGGACCTTAAGGATAAAGTTACCAAACCCCCTGATATATCTGG CTCATCTTCACAGCCAAAAGATGATTCCAAAAATGGAGTTAACCAATTCTCTAATGATGGCTCATTTCTCAATCAATTCAAACAATTGCGTACTAAGAAAAATGACTTGAAATTTAAGacttttaacaaatataaagACAAAGAGCGGGAGCGTGAAAAGGAGAAAGAAAAGGAACTGGAACAAGAAAGAAAATCTGTCAGTGAATCTGATGAGCAGCAAGagtctgaaaatatttt GTGTAACAAAGATATTCCAGACTCAGTATGCCAGTTTATGACAGAGATcactgataaaaaaatcacaattgaCACAAGCAACCCACCTCCTAATCATTTCACTCAAGTCCCCCCTCCACCACAAGTAATTGACACTACAACTGGGCAGGCTTTGCTTCCTTTGATAACTGCAGATTTCTCAGTTCCACCATTGGCTGCTGCTCACATTAATCCCAGCATACCTCCTCCTAATGTCCCTTTAATTCCTTCAAATATGCCTTCTTCAATTCCTCTAATTCAGCCCATTGTTGCTCAAGCCAGTGAGCTAGTTGGACAGCTCACCACTAACCCCACAAATG TTGTAGTGCCCCCCCCTGTAGCCTCAGTGCAGCCCCAAACAGTAATTACTCAGACGCATTTGTTTACCACCTCAACTGGTGGAGAGCAATTGGTGGCAGCTCCCCCTCAGGTGCTCCTAAACGTGCCACCACCGCAGATTTTACCCCAAACACAAATTGTCATTACCCCACAA GACCAAAATGTGCTGGTCTCTGCACCAGCTAGCATCCTCACAACAGTTACATTACCGCCTCCAGTGATAGCACCACATAACATCACTATAGCCACCCCTAGTGCATTAGGGGTGAGGCCGCCAGGCCTCACTACAGTGGAGCTGACTTCAATACCTCCTCCAAATCCAATTCAT ATCCAACCTGATTCGGTTAACACCATGACCATCCCACCATCCTTGCAGGTATCTACTACAATCTCAACTCCAGCAACATTAGAGTTAATACCGAAACCCATTGATGGGTTGCTACCCACTGAAAATGAGTTAATGGATACCCATTTCTTGAAGAATGTACCGCCACCCAATAAAAATCTCCCGCCTCCCAATGTAGGTGAAGTCAGCTTCATGGGAAATAATACATCTCAACAG GCCAATAACCAAATTGCCTCAGTTCCATCCAGTAGCGGAACAGTGACTCGCATTCCCTCGCTAATGTCGCAGCGGGTGCTGCCACCTCCGGGAATGGGCGTCAACGTCCCGCCTCCTATGATTCTGCAGCGTGACGTCAGCAAACCGCCACCCAATTTTGCCCTACCCAATATGAATGTGCCACCTCCCATGATTCGGCCGCCCACTTCCATGGCTCGAGGTGACGTGCCAG GTGGTGATGAATTCGAGGCGATGGCGAACTTGGCGCGAATGGTGGCCGAGTGCGGCCCCTCCATCGAAGAGGTGGTTAGGCAGAAAAAAACCCGAGACCCCGATTTGTG GTTTCTGTTTCACAAGGAATCTGCTTCCTATCGGCAGTACGTCAGTCTTGTAGAACAATATAAGAAGGAACGTGAGGGAAAGGATAAAAAGCCGGACTCAAGTGAGATGTACGAGCCGGAAATGGCGCTGGAAGAGGACGATATGGACATTATGGATAGTGATGTTAAATCGGAAATAAAGCTG GAGGATAATTCTGAACAAAGTAGGCGCGACAGGAAGAGAAAGAGCCGCTGGGGGGAAAAATCTGAAGACGTAAAACCCCCTATTACCCTGTCGGTAGTAATCCCCCCAG TTCCAGGCAGTTCCACAATGCTGAGCAAAGTAACTCGAACGGATCCAGGGCTATTACATTACGCAATGCAGACTTACGGCTCTGTCAATTTGTCCGAAGAGGACTGGAAAAAGGCAGAGGATAACTACAAAATCCATTTACTCTATCAGGACATGTTGACCAAAAGAGCGGAACTAGAAAGACTTCAAAGCCAGGGCAAAAACAAGTATGAATACGACTCGGATGAGGAGACTGATGGAGGCACATGGGAACATAAGCTCAGAGACAAG GAAATGCAAGCTACAGAACTGTGGGCTCATGAGCTAACACGACAGGCCGAAGGTAAGCACCACATCGGCGACTTTTTGCCCCCAGAAGAGTTGAAACGctttatggaaaaatccagtGCTGCCAAAGAAGGGCGACAGCCCAATTTCTCCGATTATAAAGAGTTCAAGATCAAAGAGGACAATATCGGGTTTAAAATGCTGCAGAAACTAGGTTGGGCAGAGGGGCAGGGATTAGGACAAAACAGCACTGGAATCGTGGAACCTATTAACAA gggTGCTCCAAGGGAGAATACTCAAGGTTTAGGACTGAATCTCGGAGAAGCTACTGCTGATGAAGATGAGTACGAATCGTACCGAAAAAGGATGATGCTGGCTTACAGATTTAGACCCAATCCTCTg AATAATCCACGGAGGCCCTACTATTAA
- the LOC136414521 gene encoding mitochondrial-processing peptidase subunit alpha — MLFHHFKQTQSMALQQASKSLTNTILQTKNSLWKGPNHLFKRCTATEGGNLTQRPKKKVTDMPPMTDPVKGLPKPLYANYREENQQTKVTTLPNGLRVASENRFGEFCTVGVVIDSGSRYEVAYPSGISHFLEKLAFNSTKHYPDRDEMINKLEKHGGICDSQASRDTFIYAASAYTTGLNDIIQLLAEATLRPQITPEEVDGARQAIFFELETLHMRPEQETILMDMIHAAAYRDNTLGLPKLSPPQNLEKIDREMLFLYLSQHYTPKRMVVAGVGVEHEQLVTAVQKYFIDSKPVWENMKQLFGNRHVSEVDKSIAQYTGGIEQEECDIPQFASAGLPVLSHIMIGLEGCSHQDKDFIAMCVLNMMMGGGGSFSAGGPGKGMYTRLYTNVLNRYHWMYSATAYNHAYNDTGLFCIHASAPPNYVRDMVEVIVKEMVNMAGHIGDQELRRAKTQLQSMLLMNLESRPVMFEDIGRQALATGHRKRPEYFIKEIEKVTKEDVIQVAKRLLMSQPSVAARGDLRKMPSLEYIQAGLIDSEGKMPSGRKLSLWR; from the exons atgctaTTTCACCACTTTAAGCAAACGCAGAGTATGGCCCTTCAACAAGCATCGAAGTCCTTAACAAATACCATTTTACAAACGAAAAATTC GCTTTGGAAAGGTCCCAATCACCTTTTCAAAAGATGCACAGCAACAGAAGGGGGTAACTTAACACAGAGGCCCAAGAAGAAGGTTACAGACATGCCTCCTATGACTGATCCTGTTAAGGGCCTTCCTAAACCTTTGTATGCTAATTACAGAGAGGAAAATCAACAGACGAAA GTGACAACGTTACCAAACGGTCTTAGAGTCGCTTCTGAGAATCGGTTTGGAGAATTTTGTACTGTGGGTGTAGTAATTGACTCAGGGTCTCGATATGAAGTGGCCTATCCCAGTggtatttcacattttttagaaaaattagcTTTTAAT tCAACAAAACACTACCCTGATCGGGATGAAATGATAAACAAGCTAGAAAAACATGGAGGCATCTGTGATAGCCAAGCTTCCAGAGATACATTCATCTATGCAGCTTCTGCATATACTACAG GTTTAAATGACATAATACAATTATTGGCTGAGGCTACTTTGAGGCCTCAAATCACCCCCGAGGAGGTAGATGGGGCTCGGCAGGCAATATTCTTTGAACTGGAGACTTTGCATATGCGGCCTGAACAGGAGACTATTTTAATGGACATGATACATGCG GCAGCATATAGGGACAACACTTTGGGGCTTCCCAAACTGAGCCCTCctcaaaatttagaaaaaattgatagagaaatgttgtttttgtatttaagcCAGCATTATACACCTAAGAGGATGGTGGTAGCGGGTGTGG GAGTGGAACATGAGCAGTTAGTCACAGCAGtacaaaaatactttattgACAGCAAACCTGTATGGGAAAATATGAAGCAATTATTTGGCAATAGGCATGTATCAGAGGTGGATAAAAGCATTGCTCAGTACACAGGGGGAATTGAGCAG GAAGAATGTGATATTCCTCAATTTGCCTCTGCGGGTTTGCCAGTTTTGTCCCACATAATGATAGGGCTAGAAGGATGTTCTCATCAAGATAAGGATTTTATCGCTATGTGCGTCTTGAATATGATGATGGGTGGAGGAGGGTCTTTTTCAGCTGGAGGGCCTGGCAAAGGAATGTACACACGCCTCTATACTAACGTCCTTAATAG GTACCACTGGATGTACAGTGCTACTGCTTATAACCACGCTTACAATGATACAGGACTATTTTGCATCCACGCTAGTGCTCCGCCAAACTACGTTAGAGATATGGTGGAAGTGATAGTAAAGGAGATGGTCAATATGGCAGGGCATATAGGTGACCAAGAATTACGG AGGGCCAAAACGCAGCTGCAATCGATGTTACTAATGAACCTGGAAAGTCGACCAGTGATGTTTGAAGATATTGGAAGACAGGCTCTAGCCACGGGACATCGAAAAAGACCAGAGTATTTCATCAAAGAAATTG AAAAAGTAACGAAAGAAGATGTGATTCAAGTGGCGAAAAGATTGCTGATGTCGCAACCCAGCGTGGCCGCCAGGGGGGACTTGCGGAAGATGCCCTCTTTGGAGTATATTCAGGCAGGACTTATAGACAGTGAGGGGAAAATGCCGAGCGGCAGAAAGCTCTCATTATGGAGATAA
- the DCAF12 gene encoding DDB1- and CUL4-associated factor 12 homolog, giving the protein MSQTKIGPIYGTRPPCSHPSRLQERRNKAKALKLLEQNRKPEKPEDFITYEDGDSESDEEPEFVLNQAMYTSYNFVDYIKHREMQTARQSSVVKEYGNRHILSHEMFKETPINLGHINKVFCSQWLSDRQVVFGTKCNKLMVYDVQTHKLDQIPSLVSGREATNFNEQPCGIHSVQLNPSKTLLATGARNTSDIAVYRMPTLDPVCVGENAHKDWVFDMCWLDDEFLVSGSRDTKLALWRITEDILEAKDEVPMHKSISPESLKDCRNAQKIRALSFNKSYREIAALSLNGYIHIWDAETFRQKLSRKLPSSQENVCMAVQEMGSVYAIGCRSYTLLLDCRTLQAIKKVSSRYSGCGIRSATFQGDILTVGTGLGMLMFYDLKAGKYLDSSINSSRTVILKGSKGYVFPDEEFMDNIQNIKYVPAIYTHCYDSTGTRLFTAGGPLPATLTGNYAGLWQ; this is encoded by the exons ATGTCTCAAACAAAAATTGGCCCCATTTATGGCACTAGGCCGCCCTGTTCTCATCCTAGTAGGCTTCAGGAGAGACGCAACAAGGCCAAAGCCCTTAAATTACTAGAACAAAACCGTAAGCCTGAAAAACCTGaagattttattacatatgAAGATGGGGATAG TGAATCAGATGAAGAACCCGAGTTTGTTCTCAATCAAGCCATGTATACCTCCTATAATTTTGTGGATTACATCAAACACAGAGAAATGCAGACTGCAAGACAAAGTTCAGTGGTGAAGGAATATGGCAACCGACACATTCTCTCTCATGAAATGTTCAAGGAAACTCCCATTAACTTAGGGcatataaataaagttttttgttcTCAATGGCTCAGTGATCGGCAAGTTGTTTTTGGTACTAAATGTAATAAg TTGATGGTCTATGATGTTCAAACTCATAAACTAGACCAAATTCCTTCATTGGTTAGTGGCAGGGAGGCtactaattttaatgaacaGCCTTGTGGAATTCATTCTGTGCAACTTAATCCTTCCAAGACATTATTGGCTACTGGGGCGAGAAACACAAGTGACATTGCTGTGTATCGGATGCCCACTTTGGACCCAGTATGTGTGGGGGAAAATGCTCATAAGGACTGG GTGTTTGACATGTGTTGGCTAGACGACGAATTCCTTGTTTCTGGTTCACGCGACACTAAACTGGCCCTTTGGCGAATCACTGAAGATATTCTAGAGGCCAAAGATGAGGTTCCTATGCACAAGTCAATTTCTCCAGAATCACTAAAAGATTGCAGGAATGCGCAGAAG ATTCGAGCTCTGTCTTTTAATAAATCCTACAGAGAAATTGCGGCACTCAGCTTAAATGGGTATATTCACATTTGGGACGCCGAGACGTTTAGACAGAAATTATCTCGGAAATTGCCTAGCTCGCAAGAAAATGTGTGTATGGCCGTGCAGGAAATGGGGAGTGTTTACGCTATCGGATGTCGGTCCTACACTCTTTTACTGGACTGTCGTACCTTACAg GCAATCAAAAAAGTCTCTTCACGGTATTCAGGCTGCGGTATTAGATCCGCAACGTTTCAGGGCGATATTTTAACTGTGGGCACCGGATTGGGCATGCTTATGTTCTACGATTTGAAGGCGGGGAAATATTTGGACAGCAGCATAAATTCCTCTAGAACCGTTATTTTGAAGGGCAGCAAAGGATATGTG TTCCCGGACGAAGAGTTTATGGACAATAtccaaaacataaaatatgtacCTGCAATCTACACTCATTGCTATGATTCTACAGGAACTCGGCTCTTTACAGCAGGAGGACCCCTGCCTGCTACCCTTACCGGTAACTACGCAGGTTTATGGCAATAA